A region of the Antedon mediterranea chromosome 4, ecAntMedi1.1, whole genome shotgun sequence genome:
tacttctattcatatcggcaatgagttcatttttttataattatgatattatattttttatttcttcattttttttaaaacgtggatagtaagaatcgtaataatattaagcactttttgcgttacatactttattgtggccgagttgaccgattagtttttggccgagttgacgtgaggccgagttgacttgaggccgagttgacttgaggccgagttgacttggggccgacttgacgtggggccgacttgactttggccgagacggtttggggccgacttgacctgcacccctCTAGGTCTGGACtactagctagggtctggactactgatactgaataggttacatggcctagcttaaactaatattaaaaacttaatttttacatttattttgaattatttcaagttacagtgataatattatttaattgtaataataaatgttatgtatttattatacacatgttatcttcgcatttattatgttttattttgagttatttagtttccaataaattattataataccgattgtctggtagaattttgttgcgcaatttgaaaatttacagttcgttttcaaattgcgcaaaggtgtcatattgcgcaagaactatcttgcgcaatttacaaattgtgcagcgcaatttaaaattgcgcaaagattttcttgcgccattttaaattgcgcaagaattgtttgcgcaatttcaaattgcgcaaggatttttttgcgcaaatcgttcaaatcgcgcataacataacCACGTTGTTCTTCACTAATAGCGAGCTTTCGTTTTAGTACGGAAGTAGTTCAGTACGGTAATTTGAACCGAAATGTGATCTACGCATGCTCAGAAATTTAAGACTCGCCGTAGCGCTAAATTTCAGAACGGTAGTGAGAAGAAATAGCGTCCTGTCTGAAACGAACATTCAGCtgtgtattttaatacaaaGGACACGATGGAAGCAGTATCGTCAAAGGCAAAGCAGTTTAATCAGTCGTTATTATAGCTTTATGTAATCAAACATAGACTAGGCTATAGCATATTAAATGAATGTTCATTAATGTAGTGCTCTAGATCAGTGatgccaaatataaaataaaaggcgAAAGGCGAAAATCGTTAtgtctaaagatacggtaccgtatccatacttttaaaaactaaaggtacggtaattatagagggcgctatgtaatgTGGATGTTAATCAAATACTGGTTATTGCATTGGTTTTCTGCAAGCCAGCTGTGTAGCCTAGTGGGCATGTGACGAGGCTTTGGCTTAAGGGGTTGGGGGTTCGATACTCTTCTTGAcgtctttttttaattttttttttatagtttttaatttaagagagattatttagagggttaggtttttaatatttaggaaggagtttaatatttaggaacgagtttaatatttaggaacgagtttaatatttaggaacgagtttaatatttaggaacgagtttaatatttaggaacgagttttatatttaggaacgagttttatatttaggaacgagttttatatttaggtacgagttttaggaatgcaattttaccgtacttttagcaaacggaagcgccctctataattaccgtatctttagtttttaaaagcatggatacggtaccgtatctttagcaacggcgaaaattataaaacaaaaacccCAAAGGCACTACAGTATGTTTGCAAAATGTTATACAGTTAGCACAAGCAAccagaaaataatattgaaaaaaaaattaaatttggaaTAATAAATACTGTTCATTGAGATAGCATTAGAAACACTGTAAAAAACTGTTTACTATTATGATGGGCAATATTCAGTATACAAATACAGGTACTGTACGCAGAAAATATATCTACAAAAACTGTAACACTAACACATCACTTTCATATTTTCACTTCACTTTCACAAAAtcaaaaatgattattaatatattgAGTTGTTATAACAAGATAAAAAAGTACTTTTCTCGAGTGCTGTATAGTACTTACCTACTAGACTAGTCTTATACAAATCTACCGGAAAATAAACTGTGTTCAGTAATTGTGAAGAAGGTGGGTCTGGTGTCAAATGATGAAGATGCTGGTAGAGAGAGCTGGTGGTGGGTGCAGAACCGTGCAGTGAGTGGTGGTAGGTTTGGCCTAAGTTTAAGGACAAATCACACGGTAGTTTTCGTAGTatctaatagtaatactatataatttaataaaatcttaacaatattattatcactAATAATGAATTACCAGAAAAACTAGTAAATTAAACAACGAAACAAGTGAAAAACTTTCGTTTTTAAGGAAGTATAATCTTACCTTTATCAAAAACTGGTCTCCAactgtgtttttatttgttgttgaacTTTAGCCACATAGCACATGTCGCCCTCAtcgtaattatttttttatagagggcgctgatcaatattattgtttctaaaaaaagtttattaaaaaCGATGTGTTTAATACATTAAATGGAGAACAAAAACTACCATAATACTCGTTTACCTAATTTCAATTATAAGGTATATAATGTTAGGATCACTTTTAGAGCAAAATTATGTTAGGGTCTCATTCATGTACAACTTTAGCCTAGagactctagcctagctaggcctaactaaacttCTAATCCTATCTACTAAGTCTATactcatactgtactgtatgcagCAAGTGCCAAGGCAGCACCTACTAGGATATGGATAACTCCTCCATCTACACTTCATAAAGCCTAGTAATAGTAGCATAGCTTAAGCATAGTGTTAACTACCCAGTATCGACAGGGGAAGAGAGAAGTGTGTGGagtaaaaaattatttgttgacCATTCTATTTTTTCAGAGAAGAGAACAAAGCAATCCGACTGATCAACATTCATTTCACCAATCTGAAAAACCACCTTATCCAAGTTTCCGACAAAATGTTCCAGAAATCAGCGATTATTGGGACAAAAAAAGGAGGGAGTTTCCGCCAAGAGGTCACCAATCTTGGCTAGAGCATGACCAACCAAATCCACCCAGAAGAGAGGAAGAGTATCCTGGTCACAGGTTCGACAATGAACCTTGGACAAGTGGCAGCCGACATGAAAAGCGATTCTCAAATCGATATGATCACAGTGATAGTTATACATCAAGTTATCAAGAAGATCAGTGGAATCCCAGAATGACAGACTTTTCAAAAGAAGCAAGAGAAGGACACCGACTTGAAAGAGAATCTTCCTCTGAAGGAATTCAAAGAGATGATTATAACCAACAAAGAACAAGATACAAACATCAGTCATATAGTGACAGAAGACCAGATGGATATTCCTCTTCAAAGTCTTCATCTGGACGCCAGACTTCTCATAAACGTCGATCAAGAAGCAGGTCACCACGGCACAGGTCATACCAATCTGGAAAACACCAGAGATTAAATCCCAGCTCTGTTTCATCACCAGTGTCAAACAGATCGCCATCACGGAAGGAATATCGTGGCAAGAGAGAGGATCATAGATATAGGAGAGAGAAGGAATCTTCATTGGCAAGTGAGCGGAGAGAAGATTCACCATTGAAAATGGATGGTGTGGAGGATGATGTTTCCATGAAAGGGTGTGTAATTATAATTCTTAAGCTTTaagatagtgatatgacatcatcatgtccatatatggaaatatcattttttttttcacataacgtttgatagtgtagacagagcattattATCTTCAGACACTCCTATAAAAGAAGACCCTATTAAgacttgtctacactatcaaactttatgtgatgtgcccatatatggacatgatgatgtcatatcactaccatatttgggcacatcacattttgttgtcaaactagtttgatagtgtagacatagcttaatatTCATCATCTTTCATTCCTttaacatcattatttttttttttttaggtcaatATCGAGAAAAGACAGGTGGGATAACCTAGAGAAAGAAGCTGCATTTTTCACCACATCTCAAAGCAGCAAAGAGAGGGTAAAAGATGATGAGCAAGAAGAGAAACAGGTAACCCCTCCCTGGATACAATGTTCACCAAAAGAGAACTTCTACATAAGTGAGCCTAGCAAACAGAAGGTATAAACTGTACTGCTTTCTCCTATTTATatgtatcattattatcatatcaTCCTTATcatgttatcatcatcatcctcattaTATTCCATCAATATCACATTTAAACAGaaaaattaatagaaactaAAATTCCTAAAAACTATTGtcttcatttaaaaaaagaatcaaTCAACGATGGCTGCAACAACTAAACTGGAAGAACTTCTTGAGAAATTTCAAACACAAATAGTTGAAAGGGGCAAGAGGGTACGGGCAAATCAACCACCAGTTGAACTTCCAGCACCAAAACGACATTGGCATGTTCATAAAGGTATTTCTGATTACTGTTTtatcctatcatatattataaaaaattaaagattctgagaaaattaatcaattacaatatcttttaaaaatcaattatctttatttaaatcgaTGCAAAtctagttaaataatttttttttacagactgTTCTGACTCATCATGCTCATCTTCCTCATCTAACTCAAGCACATCAGAAAGTGATTCTGAAGACTTTGATCCTCTGGAATCTTTTAAGATCAAAGAACAGCATCCACATCGTCTTCACAAGAACCTCTGGTACAATGATGCTGGAGAGGTTGGTCATGTTTACTATCAAAGCTTCAGTGTCAGCAAGGgaattcaaaataaatgttgtttttaaaagtttaaaaaaaaaattgattctTTATTTTTAGCTTAATGAAGGCCCATTGTGCAGTTGTACACCAACAGCAAGGAAGATAGGGATTCAACACAATATATTTCCAGGAGAAACAGCTATTCCTTTGTGTGACCCACTTACTAACAATGCTGGCAAACTTCATCACTATCGGATTACAATGTCTCCAGCTAAAAATTTCTTGGTGAGACTCAACAAACTTAAAATTGAAACTATCATTAGTTTAAACTTTTTCAGTTGCTGTTcctaatataattttaaaatttaattatttaatggccatttttaaaaatatataaaaatgtttttttgttgtagtTTTAGTTAATATAACCTATATGGATAACTAATTGGAATAAGCTCATGCAATCTTATTTCAAAAGAAGTATTATACtaatgatattttaatataaaatgacgacattaaaacatatttttttgtagAACATAACATTGGGAATGTTGATTGAGAGCATAGAGATGTGAACTAAACTATCTCTATGTTGAGAGcaaacatttactttttttaggccttatatcagaatttttaatttatagacGCATCAGCCAACGGTGATAGAGTACGATGACAGGGAGTACATCTTTGAAGGTTTTTCATTGTTTTCACATTTCCCGTTAGATGATATACCTACGTGTACTGTTATCAGATTCCAGATTGAATACACAATACACTTTTTACCTGAAGCCATGCCTGAGGTAGGATTATTGTTATGAGGACAGTATTATTTTATGATACAACATTAATGCTTATTTACTGTCTGAGCCACTGTTACTACTGTAAATCTTGCACATTTTATTCAGTATAGTACTTGCTTTGTCTTTGCATCTACAAAGTCAATTATCGAATATCATCTTGATTTTTTAGCATACTGTACTAATACAGAACATGCATATTAATTTTCAGGAAAATTGATAATTGCTGACTTCATAAAAGCTTGTTATATATTAGTCAAGTTATGTGTATCTTCAAGTATCTAGCAAGCCCTATGTCGCTTTGCATTTGTATTTTGTTCAGTtccttaatttgtttattttaattaatttgaaatatctAATTATATAGAATTTCACAATTTGTGGTATGGATTTGTTTGCCAATTTCCTGTTTGATGAGGTACTTGAACTACTTGATTTCCATTACAAAGGTATGTGAACTTTGACCTTTAAGGTACATTCACACTTTCGTTTCATGGAACTGAAGATACTGTTATCACATGTGATCAGATGTTATCATGCAACAATTTATTTTCAGCTAAAGAGGGTTGCCAGCTTTTCCATTTTATGCCTCGATTTGCCAGATCACTTCCCAACAATGGCAAAGAGATCCTATCTATGCACCATGTGATGCAGGCGCTTCTACGTAAAGGTCACAGCTTCATGGACGTCCTGGAGGAGATGAAATGGCAGCAGTACGATGACATTGATTGGCAGAGTTTTGCGGAAGACATGAAGAATTCAATCTTAACATTTCCTGGCAAGGTaacatacaattttaatttgtcattttaatACTTGTAAATTGCTATACCTAGAGGTTAGAGGTCATTGAATTTTAGGATTTCATTTTAGAACTCCCAtctcaaaaaaatgtttacagatCTGGAACTTTTTTCTGGCGGGGTAACTATTCAATTTTAGGTTTTTGTTTCATTTCACATGTTATAGATAACAAAAAGTCTTTCCTTACAAAATTTTGTACAGGCAGAAATTAAGTTGATTTTCTATAATTTGTTTAGCTAAATTTGTTTGTTACTTCTTGTTGCAGAAGCCTAGTTCTATCCGTGTCGACCAGATAGAcagagaagaagaagaaatgGACCAGCCTCAACCATTTCCTACCATAGTTCACTTTGGAGTGCGACCTATTCAACTAACATACGCTGGCGACCATCAGTACGGCAAATATAGCttttttctaatttatattaatagttATGTTAGGAGTTAGGACATTTACTATCATAAAAAAGACCTGAGTTCAATTCCTGATAACAACTCCTGTTCCACACAGTTGTCAATGAGTGTCTTGTTAGAAATACTAGAGGGGAACGTTGAGGAAGGAACTGCCCACCTTACCACATAATACAAAGgtttagtacaatgagctcctaacagctaaCTCCTTTAcgtttaaaatgaatatgagACTTACTTTTTAATAGTCGTGTTAAGTAGcagatgtttgtttttttttctgttctaacaactttttttttacatttagaTATCAAAAGTTGTTCAAGTCTATCTTAAAGCTACAGCATCTCATTTCAAATAAACCTAAAGTAACAGCAGCTGACCGACGAAAGCTTACAGAGCGATCGGAACAACTACAGGCCATACGTCTTTCAAAGAACATGTCTCGTGAGGTTACGGCAGAACTGAACTGTGAGGGCGCCTATGTGACTGGCCTAAAATCTGATATATGTCAGGTATGATATGCAGATTAAGGTCTCACTTGGAGTtatgttaaaattcatttttaatttattacattgttaataaatcttttcttttttcccaGCATGCCTTAATGCTTCCTGTTTTGGTGGACCATATACGATACTTTACTTGTCTTCATAATTTGGAGAAATCTATTGGTTATGTATTTACAGATAAAGTTCTACTGAAGGTATCgctctttctttttatttgattatgactAATATTAAAAGGCAAAGAAAAGGTACTCTACACTCTTTTTGTGTAAATTTACTTAGAAATCTAAAGCAGTatttatatgaataaaatttgtttgatttttccCAGCATGCTATGACTCATCCGTCGTTCGGCCAAGGTTACGGCATGAACCCAGATCACGTCAGAAACTCGCTTTACAACTGCGGCATGCGGCACCCGGACTATGGGGATGAAAAAGGCAAACAAGAAATGTACAACCGCAAGAAAGGAATCAACATACTCATAAACACGATGTCAAAAATGGCGCAGGATGATGAAACGCCCTCTCACATCCATCATTACGAACGGCTAGAATTTCTAGGTGATGCCGTTGTAGAGTTTATCACCAGCACGCATTTGTACTTGTTGTTTCCAGATATTGAAGAAGGAGGGCTGGCAACGTTTCGTCAAGCTATTGTGCAGAATCAACATCTTGCTGTTTTAGCCAAGGTTTGTACATAATGGTTTttcttaaagttttttttttttaaattaattatttttcattgacaGTGTCAATCATCACCAATCTACAAAATCGTCTTTGTTGTATTcatgtatatttgtttaaagaGGTACAGTGTAGAGTTATGATAATTCATAGGCTATTACACTGTTTTTTGTGTCACTTTTTATACtttaaaacttaaataaataaaaaagatgcTTTCTAACAAATACTCAATACATTTGAGATGTTTTATAAATCTACcttgatttataattaaattaatacattgttatttttCAGAAATTGAAGTTAGACCACTACCTACTCTACGCACATGGACCTGATCTTTGCCGTAAATCTGACCTTCGACACGCCATGGCTAACTGCTTTGAAGCGTTGATGGGTGCTATGTATCTTGAATCGGGCCTTGAATATGTCAATAAAACGTTCTCAAGTGTTCTCTTCAATAAACAAGTGCTAAGAGATATCTGGAATGGATGCCCTAGACATCCTCTGCAGGTGAGATCTAGCCGTGCATACAGTATGATTTTAAGGTTATTGGAAAAGTGTATGGCACAGCCCCTCTTTTGAGATACCTTTACTCGGGGAATAcccccattaaggggacactttcccatcaaaatatgttttaacacaaaAGTGAAATATAGGTTTTAACACTACGACCAAccctttgttgggtcctgaaggtgtccactTAATACAGGTTCTAGTGTTACATAGTACTATAGTAAATTTAACTTAGATTTGGTTTATTTGTAGATTGAATGTCCTGATGGTGACCGTCACATGATAGAATCATATCCAGTCCTTCaggtaaatataaacaatattagaCTTGccaataataatgtttacaacAAGCCGACAGTCAAATCAACCGGTGGAGTCTGTTGGTTTTAATGATTAGAATAATTATGATAccttttaaatatttgaatgaatGATCCAAATTTCCATTTGTTTCAGAAATTAAACCAGTTAGAAGATTCAACTGGTATTTATTTCAAGAATATTCGTCTTCTGGCTCGAGCATTTACGCAAAGAACTGTGGGATACAACAACCTTACAAGGTAAAATAAGTATGTCCGGTAGttctttatatacagtatattatactgtagttaagTATCTTgacaaacaaaaatgaatttagAACACCCCATTTCAGAATGGTATAGTCCACAGATGACCAACTACAATAACAGTCCATCTATAAAGATAATGAACCACACTCTTCATAAAAACagttttattgttttagttcatcatcaattgttttaattatcaGTAGTAGTTAttactaaatattttaatacattcATATTACAGAGGCCATAATCAACGCATGGAGTTTCTTGGTGATTCAGTCTTACAAATTATCACGTCATGTTACCTGTACAGGCATTTCCCAGACCATCATGAAGGACACTTATCGGTAAGTTGGTAttgacattttataaataaaaaatataacattacaaAGATAGACATTATTTAAAAGCTGAAGTATGATGTGTATCTAccattcaaattattttattacaacaacaaaattataataattactctagtagctacaaaaaaaaaacagcattacaaagaaattatttattgaaGTATGGTGTATCTACCAGTTAAATTATTTCATTACAAACAgcacaattataataatagaagTTGTTGCTGGAATCAATAGcattttaaaatatgcctttagtaaatatattttgattattaatatattaaacctTTTTCATTTTAAGCTTCTTCGAAGTTCTCTAGTAAACAACCGAACACAAGCAACAGTTGCACgagagctaggcctagataattaCATAATTGATGTTGATACTCGTAGTAAAAAACCTGGACCGCAGCCTACGAAGACAATAGCGGATTTACTGGAAGGTATGTATGAAACGGTATGTGgattggtggttatgatgcttgactaccaatctaagggtcctgggtccAAGTCCTGTCCTATGTCATGGTTTTTTCTCATGAAAATTTGCAATTTCACACTtgtaataagtctttgtttatgtagagcatcttttGTATGTTTGTTGTGTGAACAGGAGAGCCACCTTTGAGAGAAGGACAGTGATTGAGTTCActtgtggttatccttggcaatttgcctaaagttaaataaaatatttaaaaaaataaaataaaaaaaacggtACATGGATAAACCATTGGTATCTTATCACCGTTTGTTCATGATGatgttttatattgactttgttgaatcgactataatgtattttatccgtttattttatattgacactgttgattcgtctatttgttatttaaatatttttatatagtttattatatatcattgttgttactttgggagtacggaacctgaactcttgttatagtgattaggttcatttttaggttcctgcctactcccttagtttctgtgtttttgtttgtttgtaactggtttttggcaataaataataataataataataatgattgtttatgttgtttttgttggcaataaagtaaagtaaaaaaaatgtataaaacataGCATCCAATGGTTGAATTGTGAATTATATTTACAACATTACAATAAAAGAATTCATAAAATGGATCAGAATTTCTTTCATTAATTTATAcctaatcattttatttaaacagcTTTTCTTGGTGCTCTGTATGTTGACCGTGGACTGGAATTTGTCCAAGTTTTTTGTGATGTCTGTTTCTTCCCAAGACTAAGTGTAAGTTGCATGCTGAAAAGAAGTAAACAATAGACTAACTGCAGATATGCAATACATTGccatgattaatttattttggtattGTTTGAAAAATAGTCATATTCTAATTTGAATATGGCTTAATAACATTGTGTGCTCAATAAACATAATACATAATTGATAATCAGAATCGGCCAACCTAGCCTTCCTTCAAGTTTTGCTTGGCCAACAAATCAAGTTTTTTTAGGCTGGCAATAAGAGTGTGATAGGTATactttaagttctgtctacactaacaaactttattgacaaataatgtgatgtgcccatatatggacatgatgatgtcagcactactatatatgggcatatcactaccataattgggcactttttttgtccaactagatagtgtagacagagcttaagataacTTTTATAAGATTGCCATTAAACATGTGACttgatttatattgtatatgtcatatatttatttttatcatcaaCTAGGAATTTATCAGAAGTCAGGATTGGAACGATTCAAAGTCACAACTTCAACAATGTTGTTTGACATTAAGACAAGAAAACAAAGAACCGGAATTACCTACCTATAAGTGAGTCTACATGTTTTGTACAATATaacattacatactgtataacattataGAGAAACTAGACATTAATTCATTAGTTTATAAACAGTAATAATGTATGCTATTTGTGATGTTAGGGagaaatgccaggtcaattttgatatatatatatgttttgaaatagcagtttttagtcctcactcgctttgatgtttaTACGCTAGCCCTACATACAGTATCTGcgctttgtttaaatttttcttggattatatactgtataacattattatatagaGGTATTACATTGTATCAATATAACATTGTTGTTTTCATGTGACAGGGTTATTCAACAGACTGGTCCAACAAACACTAGGCGATATACTGTTGCTGTATATTTTAGAAACAAACGAATTGGAACAGGAACAGCATCAAAGTAAGCATTTAACTTTAAAGACAGTTTAGATGATTACCCAAAAAAGATTGCTaaataattgaaaaagttaAAGAGTAAACACAATGTAATTACTGGAGTAACTGCAGTAGCATGATCCCTAATTGTATGTACCGGTATTCATTATAACATtgctaaaaaaacaattcataaacTCATAAACAATGCTCTTCTACAGCTAGTTTCAATCCCTCCCACTGTGTGAACTTGCCATTGTTTCTGGCTTTCACACCAGTCCCACCCTTTCCACTTATATTCCaagtttcctggactttctgcattctcactcctgaggaccatcaaagcata
Encoded here:
- the LOC140047302 gene encoding ribonuclease 3-like, producing MENKNYHNTRLPNFNYKRREQSNPTDQHSFHQSEKPPYPSFRQNVPEISDYWDKKRREFPPRGHQSWLEHDQPNPPRREEEYPGHRFDNEPWTSGSRHEKRFSNRYDHSDSYTSSYQEDQWNPRMTDFSKEAREGHRLERESSSEGIQRDDYNQQRTRYKHQSYSDRRPDGYSSSKSSSGRQTSHKRRSRSRSPRHRSYQSGKHQRLNPSSVSSPVSNRSPSRKEYRGKREDHRYRREKESSLASERREDSPLKMDGVEDDVSMKGSISRKDRWDNLEKEAAFFTTSQSSKERVKDDEQEEKQVTPPWIQCSPKENFYISEPSKQKNQSTMAATTKLEELLEKFQTQIVERGKRVRANQPPVELPAPKRHWHVHKDCSDSSCSSSSSNSSTSESDSEDFDPLESFKIKEQHPHRLHKNLWYNDAGELNEGPLCSCTPTARKIGIQHNIFPGETAIPLCDPLTNNAGKLHHYRITMSPAKNFLTHQPTVIEYDDREYIFEGFSLFSHFPLDDIPTCTVIRFQIEYTIHFLPEAMPENFTICGMDLFANFLFDEVLELLDFHYKAKEGCQLFHFMPRFARSLPNNGKEILSMHHVMQALLRKGHSFMDVLEEMKWQQYDDIDWQSFAEDMKNSILTFPGKKPSSIRVDQIDREEEEMDQPQPFPTIVHFGVRPIQLTYAGDHQYQKLFKSILKLQHLISNKPKVTAADRRKLTERSEQLQAIRLSKNMSREVTAELNCEGAYVTGLKSDICQHALMLPVLVDHIRYFTCLHNLEKSIGYVFTDKVLLKHAMTHPSFGQGYGMNPDHVRNSLYNCGMRHPDYGDEKGKQEMYNRKKGINILINTMSKMAQDDETPSHIHHYERLEFLGDAVVEFITSTHLYLLFPDIEEGGLATFRQAIVQNQHLAVLAKKLKLDHYLLYAHGPDLCRKSDLRHAMANCFEALMGAMYLESGLEYVNKTFSSVLFNKQVLRDIWNGCPRHPLQIECPDGDRHMIESYPVLQKLNQLEDSTGIYFKNIRLLARAFTQRTVGYNNLTRGHNQRMEFLGDSVLQIITSCYLYRHFPDHHEGHLSLLRSSLVNNRTQATVARELGLDNYIIDVDTRSKKPGPQPTKTIADLLEAFLGALYVDRGLEFVQVFCDVCFFPRLSEFIRSQDWNDSKSQLQQCCLTLRQENKEPELPTYKVIQQTGPTNTRRYTVAVYFRNKRIGTGTASNVQDAQMAAAKNALETYDFPQLQHQKHLLGKVHPDQNERQETSQGRIKDKMRKDRREGRNRDRRKNDRRDNESCYREREAERTFKRRRMDSPW